Part of the Triplophysa rosa linkage group LG3, Trosa_1v2, whole genome shotgun sequence genome, AAAATATCTCGCGGACCAGCTCGAGAGCATCATCACTAGCGTCATGTTTCTGTGAAGGCTCTTCAAGCTTCCCAGAGGCTCCTGAACCATCAATATGAGGTTTTAAATTGGTGTCCGACTTTGTACTGGTACCTTCGTTCATGCAGTTTGCATATGGGACGGACTCCTGCTCTGTAACGTCACAGACTGCGTCTGATACCTCAGAGTCTGATGTCTCTGGGATGACCATTTCCACATGATCAGAGATGCTCGTTTCATCTCTATTACACGCCTAGAAGTC contains:
- the si:ch211-127m7.2 gene encoding uncharacterized protein si:ch211-127m7.2, with product MSERHRNLPVWMVKSDDQSSKVTAAVRKKTQRTTKNRPRRVIEYWMNERELVETALCVLKNSKACNRDETSISDHVEMVIPETSDSEVSDAVCDVTEQESVPYANCMNEGTSTKSDTNLKPHIDGSGASGKLEEPSQKHDASDDALELVREIFFT